A stretch of the Arthrobacter stackebrandtii genome encodes the following:
- a CDS encoding RluA family pseudouridine synthase, which yields MTETFQVPGEIAGSRADAGLAALLGISRSAAALLCAEGNVLQDGAAMGKSEKFKAGASIQVTIPERRDPLEVVVEPVDGLDILLDDDDFVVVDKPVGVAAHPSPGWVGPTVVGGLAAAGYRISTSGAPERVGIVHRLDVGTSGAMVVAKTEHAYTVLKQAFRDRTVEKIYHAVVQGLPDPLQGTIDAPIGRHPGHDWRFAVIEDGRDSITHYEVLEAFGKASLVEVHLETGRTHQIRVHFSALRHPCAGDLTYGADPTLAAELGLTRQWLHAHKLAFTHPSTGDLVSVTSPYPQDLSYALDHLRGEH from the coding sequence ATGACTGAGACATTCCAGGTGCCGGGCGAGATTGCCGGCAGCCGGGCCGACGCCGGTCTGGCAGCCCTGCTGGGCATCTCCCGTTCCGCTGCAGCACTGTTGTGCGCCGAGGGCAACGTGCTCCAGGACGGCGCCGCCATGGGCAAGAGCGAGAAATTCAAGGCCGGCGCCAGCATCCAGGTCACGATTCCCGAACGCCGCGACCCGCTCGAAGTGGTGGTGGAGCCCGTGGACGGGCTGGACATCCTGCTCGATGACGACGACTTTGTCGTGGTTGACAAGCCCGTGGGAGTGGCCGCGCACCCGTCGCCGGGCTGGGTGGGCCCCACGGTCGTGGGCGGGCTGGCTGCTGCCGGTTACCGGATCTCCACGTCCGGCGCACCGGAGCGGGTGGGCATTGTGCACCGCCTCGACGTGGGAACCTCCGGTGCCATGGTGGTGGCCAAGACGGAGCACGCCTACACTGTGCTGAAGCAGGCGTTCCGCGACCGCACGGTGGAGAAGATCTACCACGCCGTGGTCCAGGGCCTGCCCGATCCCCTGCAGGGGACCATCGACGCGCCGATCGGCCGCCATCCCGGCCATGACTGGCGCTTTGCCGTGATTGAGGACGGGCGCGATTCCATCACGCATTACGAGGTGCTTGAGGCGTTTGGCAAGGCGTCACTGGTGGAGGTGCACCTGGAGACGGGCCGCACGCACCAGATCCGTGTGCACTTCTCCGCACTCCGCCACCCCTGCGCCGGGGACCTCACCTACGGGGCCGACCCCACACTGGCCGCCGAACTGGGCCTGACCCGCCAGTGGCTGCACGCCCACAAGCTGGCCTTCACCCACCCCAGCACCGGAGACCTGGTCAGCGTCACGAGCCCCTACCCGCAGGACCTCTCCTACGCATTGGACCACCTCCGCGGCGAACACTGA
- a CDS encoding polyphenol oxidase family protein, giving the protein MNGQVARMWSMKEVRPGIRVGFTDTTAGNLAFHVGDDPARVAEHRAAVAAVAAAAGGSIAWMNQVHGAHTAVVAGGEQGSAAPTADAMVLDPANVSGPAAGLAVMVADCVPVVLVGTGSGGEPLLGVAHAGRPGVEAGVIDSVVSQLQHAGAAGIEAWLGPSICGSCYEVPEDMRASVAARVPQAHATTSWGTPALDLPAAVLAQLRAHGVTAHASGICTLEDSRYYSHRRSQRDGEPEGRFIGLVTATPRP; this is encoded by the coding sequence ATGAATGGTCAGGTTGCCCGCATGTGGTCCATGAAGGAAGTTCGCCCCGGAATCAGGGTCGGCTTCACCGACACCACGGCAGGCAACCTGGCCTTTCACGTGGGTGACGACCCCGCACGCGTCGCCGAACACCGGGCCGCCGTGGCGGCCGTGGCGGCCGCCGCCGGCGGTTCCATCGCCTGGATGAACCAGGTGCACGGGGCGCACACAGCCGTCGTTGCCGGCGGCGAACAGGGCTCCGCCGCACCCACGGCAGACGCCATGGTGCTTGACCCCGCAAACGTGTCCGGCCCGGCCGCCGGCCTGGCCGTCATGGTGGCCGACTGTGTCCCCGTGGTCCTGGTGGGCACCGGTTCCGGCGGGGAGCCGCTGCTGGGCGTCGCCCACGCCGGGCGGCCGGGGGTGGAGGCGGGGGTCATCGACTCAGTCGTGTCCCAGCTGCAGCATGCGGGCGCGGCTGGCATCGAAGCCTGGCTTGGCCCCAGTATCTGCGGTTCCTGCTACGAGGTCCCCGAGGACATGCGGGCATCCGTTGCGGCCCGGGTCCCGCAGGCACATGCCACCACCAGCTGGGGCACACCGGCGCTGGACCTGCCGGCAGCAGTGCTCGCCCAATTGCGCGCCCACGGCGTCACGGCCCACGCAAGCGGAATCTGCACCCTGGAAGACAGCCGCTACTACTCCCACCGCCGGTCCCAGCGCGACGGCGAACCAGAAGGCCGCTTCATCGGGCTGGTCACGGCAACACCGCGGCCCTGA
- the lspA gene encoding signal peptidase II, with protein sequence MSENPQPAQKPGAKTFRWSFWLIWIGVAAFAYACDQLTKWWVSSTMELGEQTPVIPGVLQWYHILNSGAAFSIGENFTWVFTIIMAVVAAAIIVMSRRIRSVWWAIGLGLVLGGALGNLTDRLFRPPSFGMGHVVDFISFPNFAIFNMADMAVVGGVIVICLLTLLGIGLDGTRSVEEPKAGARKAAAQQDTPEGDSND encoded by the coding sequence ATGAGCGAGAATCCACAGCCGGCACAGAAGCCCGGCGCCAAAACCTTCCGATGGTCCTTCTGGCTGATCTGGATCGGTGTTGCCGCATTTGCCTACGCCTGCGACCAATTGACCAAATGGTGGGTCAGTTCCACCATGGAACTCGGGGAGCAGACACCGGTCATTCCGGGCGTGCTGCAGTGGTACCACATCCTCAATTCCGGGGCGGCCTTCTCAATCGGTGAAAACTTTACGTGGGTGTTCACGATCATCATGGCGGTGGTTGCCGCGGCGATCATCGTCATGTCCCGGCGCATCCGCTCCGTGTGGTGGGCCATCGGCCTTGGCCTGGTCCTCGGCGGCGCCCTGGGCAACCTGACAGACCGGCTGTTCCGACCGCCGTCGTTCGGCATGGGCCACGTGGTGGACTTCATCTCCTTCCCCAACTTCGCTATCTTCAACATGGCCGACATGGCCGTGGTGGGCGGGGTCATCGTCATCTGCCTGCTGACACTGCTGGGCATCGGCCTGGACGGCACACGTTCCGTGGAGGAGCCCAAGGCGGGCGCCCGGAAGGCAGCAGCGCAGCAGGACACGCCGGAAGGGGACAGCAATGACTGA
- a CDS encoding YggT family protein, whose amino-acid sequence MTIVFAVLYVLLFLYFLALLVRMAFDWVQVFARDWRPKGAALVGASLIYRLTDPPLRKLRAMIPPLRIGSVALDIGFLLLIVAVGIGMSVTKSLAS is encoded by the coding sequence GTGACAATTGTTTTTGCTGTTCTTTATGTCTTGTTGTTCCTGTACTTCCTTGCCCTGCTGGTGAGGATGGCGTTCGACTGGGTGCAGGTGTTTGCCCGTGACTGGCGTCCCAAGGGTGCCGCACTCGTCGGCGCGTCGCTGATCTACCGGCTCACCGACCCGCCGCTGCGCAAATTGAGGGCCATGATCCCACCCCTGCGGATAGGCTCCGTGGCGCTGGATATCGGCTTCTTGCTATTGATCGTGGCCGTGGGAATTGGGATGAGTGTCACAAAAAGTTTGGCGAGTTAG
- a CDS encoding cell division protein SepF, giving the protein MAGAMRKTMIFLGLADGDEQYDAEHAPQFAKDDDYSEVPVREAAPVAAPVQEAPAPKAGDEEYRAPVTPIKRAASNREEAVSLRQITTVHPRSYNDAKIIGESFRDGIPVIMNVTDMGEADAKRLVDFSAGLVFGLRGSIERVTNKVFLLSPSYIEVLGDDKKISDTQASFFNQS; this is encoded by the coding sequence ATGGCTGGCGCTATGCGCAAGACAATGATCTTTCTTGGGCTCGCTGACGGTGACGAGCAGTACGACGCCGAGCATGCGCCGCAGTTCGCCAAGGACGACGACTATTCTGAGGTGCCCGTGCGTGAAGCCGCGCCCGTTGCCGCCCCTGTCCAGGAAGCGCCCGCACCCAAGGCCGGCGACGAAGAATACCGGGCCCCGGTAACCCCCATCAAGCGTGCCGCATCAAATCGGGAAGAGGCAGTTAGTTTGCGCCAGATCACCACCGTCCACCCCCGCTCGTATAATGATGCGAAGATCATTGGCGAGAGTTTCCGTGACGGCATTCCGGTCATCATGAATGTCACGGACATGGGCGAAGCCGATGCCAAGCGGCTCGTGGACTTCTCCGCCGGCCTGGTGTTCGGCCTCCGCGGTTCCATTGAGCGTGTGACCAACAAGGTGTTTCTTCTCTCACCGTCATACATCGAGGTGCTGGGCGACGACAAGAAGATTTCAGACACCCAGGCCAGCTTCTTCAACCAGAGCTAG
- the dnaE gene encoding DNA polymerase III subunit alpha produces the protein MASSSTDSFVHLHTHTEYSMLDGAARLTELFEEANRLKMPALATTDHGYLFGAYDFWRKATDAGIKPIIGVEAYITPGTARTDKSRVKWRTEDSQRKDDVSGGGFYTHMTLLSYNNQGMRNLFRASSLGSLDSPLGKYPRLDRELLNLYHPGIIATTGCPSGEVQTRLRLGQYTEAKAAAAEFQDIFGKENYFCELMDHGLDIERRVTKDLLRLAKELDIPLLATNDLHYTHEHDAKAHEALLALQSGSTLSEPTYDEGGKRFAFSGSGYYLKSAAEMRSLFSELPEACDNTLLIAERCDVSFNTDANYMPKFPCPPGEDETSWLVKEVDAGLKYRYPAGIPDDVRKQADYELDVIIRMGFPGYFLVVADFINWSKNQGIRVGPGRGSGAGSMVAYAMRITDLDPLRHGLIFERFLNPERVSMPDFDVDFDDRRRHEVIKYVTEKYGDERVAMIVTYGSIKTKQALKDSSRVLGHPFSMGEMLTKALPPAVMAKDIALSDIENPEAKRYGEAQDFRNLINTDPEAGKVFELSKGLEGLKRQWGVHAAGVIMSSDPIIDVIPIMRRIQDGQVITQFDYPTSEGLGLIKMDFLGLRNLTIITDALENIKANKGIDLDLEHLPLDDAPSYELMARGDTLGVFQLDGGPMRSLLKLMRPDNFEDISAVLALYRPGPMGADSHTNYALRKNGLQPITPIHPTLEEPLAEILGGTYGLIVYQEQVMSIAQKLAGYSLGRADILRRAMGKKKKSELDKQYEGFHQGMIDNGYTDEAVATLWAILLPFSDYAFNKAHSAAYGVISYWTAYLKAHHPAEYMAALLTSVGDDKDKLALYLNECRHMGITVLAPDVNESALNFTPVGTDIRFGMGAIRNVGANVVNGLVESRVERGNFENFSDFLMKVPAVVCNKRTIESLIKAGAFDSLGHNRRALAMIHEEAVDSVITIKRNEAVGQFDLFAGLGGDEEPESALTTEIPDLPEWEKKDKLAFERDMLGLYVSDHPLRGLEGVLSQNADMSITQVLADDGPQDGHIITISGMITNLQRRIAKSSGNPYARCEVEDLGGSLEVMFFGQVYGPIATVLAEDLIVVVKGRLQKRDDGAITLNAMELSVPDLSEGMAGPLVISMPEHKANEPILESLKSVLNDHRGNTEVKMHLSGSRSVKVMQLPLHHRVNPTPALFGDLKVLLGPTCLEG, from the coding sequence GTGGCTAGCTCATCGACTGACAGTTTTGTCCATCTCCATACGCACACCGAATACTCCATGCTGGACGGTGCGGCGCGCCTGACCGAACTGTTCGAGGAGGCCAACCGGCTCAAGATGCCGGCCCTGGCCACCACCGACCATGGCTACCTGTTCGGCGCCTACGACTTCTGGCGCAAGGCCACGGATGCCGGCATCAAGCCGATCATTGGCGTCGAGGCGTACATCACCCCGGGCACGGCCCGCACGGACAAGTCCAGGGTCAAGTGGCGCACGGAGGATTCCCAGCGCAAGGACGACGTCTCCGGCGGCGGTTTCTACACGCACATGACCCTGCTCAGCTACAACAACCAGGGCATGCGCAACTTGTTCCGCGCGTCATCGCTTGGCTCACTGGATTCCCCGCTCGGCAAGTACCCGCGGCTGGACCGGGAACTGTTGAACCTGTATCACCCCGGCATCATCGCCACCACCGGCTGCCCTTCCGGCGAGGTCCAGACCCGCCTGCGCCTGGGCCAGTACACCGAGGCCAAGGCCGCCGCCGCCGAATTCCAGGACATCTTCGGCAAGGAGAATTACTTCTGTGAGCTGATGGACCACGGCCTGGACATTGAGCGGCGGGTCACGAAGGACCTGCTGCGCCTGGCCAAGGAATTGGACATTCCGCTGCTGGCCACCAACGACCTCCACTACACGCACGAGCACGACGCCAAGGCGCACGAGGCCCTGCTCGCGCTCCAGTCGGGCTCCACGCTGAGCGAACCCACCTATGACGAGGGCGGCAAGCGCTTTGCCTTCAGCGGCAGCGGCTATTACCTGAAGTCGGCCGCAGAGATGCGGTCGCTGTTCTCGGAGTTGCCCGAGGCGTGCGACAACACGCTGCTGATCGCTGAGCGCTGCGACGTCTCCTTCAACACCGACGCCAACTACATGCCCAAGTTCCCCTGCCCGCCGGGGGAGGACGAGACGTCGTGGCTGGTGAAGGAAGTCGACGCCGGCCTGAAGTACCGCTACCCGGCCGGCATCCCGGACGACGTCCGCAAGCAGGCCGACTACGAGCTGGACGTCATCATCCGCATGGGCTTCCCCGGCTACTTCCTGGTGGTCGCCGACTTCATCAACTGGTCCAAGAACCAGGGCATCCGCGTCGGCCCCGGCCGCGGCTCCGGCGCCGGCTCCATGGTGGCCTACGCCATGCGCATCACCGACCTTGACCCGCTGCGCCACGGTTTGATCTTTGAGCGCTTCCTCAACCCCGAGCGCGTCTCCATGCCCGACTTCGACGTGGACTTCGATGATCGACGCCGCCACGAGGTCATCAAGTATGTGACGGAGAAGTACGGCGACGAGCGCGTTGCCATGATCGTCACCTACGGATCCATCAAGACCAAGCAGGCGCTGAAGGACTCCTCCCGCGTGCTGGGCCACCCGTTCAGCATGGGTGAAATGCTGACCAAGGCACTGCCCCCCGCCGTCATGGCCAAGGACATTGCCCTCAGCGACATTGAAAACCCGGAGGCCAAGCGCTACGGCGAGGCCCAGGATTTCCGCAACCTGATCAACACGGACCCGGAAGCCGGCAAGGTCTTCGAACTGTCCAAGGGCCTGGAGGGGCTCAAGCGCCAGTGGGGCGTGCACGCCGCCGGCGTGATCATGTCCTCGGACCCCATCATCGACGTCATCCCGATCATGCGCCGCATCCAGGACGGGCAGGTCATCACCCAGTTTGACTACCCCACATCCGAGGGCCTGGGCCTGATCAAGATGGACTTCCTGGGGTTGCGAAACCTCACGATCATCACCGACGCGCTGGAGAACATCAAGGCGAACAAGGGCATCGACCTTGACCTGGAGCATTTGCCGCTCGACGACGCCCCCTCCTATGAGCTCATGGCCCGCGGCGACACGCTGGGCGTCTTCCAGCTCGACGGCGGGCCCATGCGGTCCCTGCTGAAGTTGATGCGGCCGGACAACTTCGAAGACATTTCCGCCGTCCTGGCCCTGTACCGCCCGGGCCCCATGGGCGCCGACTCGCACACAAACTATGCGCTGCGCAAGAACGGCCTGCAGCCGATCACCCCCATCCACCCCACGCTTGAAGAGCCGCTGGCGGAAATTCTGGGTGGAACGTACGGGCTGATCGTGTACCAGGAGCAGGTCATGTCCATTGCGCAGAAGCTGGCCGGCTACTCGCTGGGCCGCGCAGACATCCTGCGCCGCGCCATGGGCAAGAAGAAGAAGTCGGAACTGGACAAGCAGTATGAGGGCTTCCACCAGGGCATGATCGACAACGGCTACACGGACGAGGCCGTCGCGACCCTGTGGGCCATCCTGCTGCCGTTCTCCGATTACGCGTTCAACAAGGCCCACTCCGCCGCGTACGGCGTCATCAGCTACTGGACCGCCTACCTGAAGGCACACCACCCGGCCGAATACATGGCGGCGCTGCTGACCAGCGTCGGCGATGACAAGGACAAGCTGGCCCTGTACCTGAACGAGTGCCGGCACATGGGCATCACCGTCCTGGCGCCCGACGTCAACGAGTCCGCACTGAACTTCACCCCAGTCGGCACCGACATCCGCTTCGGCATGGGCGCCATCCGCAACGTGGGCGCCAACGTGGTCAACGGCCTGGTGGAATCCCGGGTGGAACGCGGCAACTTCGAGAACTTCTCCGACTTCCTCATGAAGGTCCCGGCCGTGGTGTGTAACAAGCGCACCATTGAATCGCTCATCAAGGCGGGAGCCTTCGACTCCCTTGGCCACAACCGCCGCGCACTCGCCATGATCCACGAAGAAGCCGTCGACTCGGTCATCACCATCAAGCGCAACGAGGCGGTGGGACAGTTTGACCTCTTCGCCGGGCTGGGCGGCGACGAGGAGCCGGAATCGGCGCTCACCACCGAAATCCCGGACCTGCCCGAATGGGAAAAGAAGGACAAGCTCGCCTTCGAACGCGACATGCTGGGCCTGTACGTCTCCGACCACCCCCTGCGCGGCCTCGAGGGTGTCCTGAGCCAGAATGCGGACATGTCCATTACACAGGTCCTCGCCGACGACGGGCCCCAGGACGGGCACATCATCACCATCTCCGGCATGATCACCAACCTGCAGCGACGCATCGCCAAGAGCAGCGGCAACCCGTACGCCCGCTGCGAGGTGGAGGACCTGGGCGGCTCGCTCGAGGTCATGTTCTTCGGCCAGGTCTACGGCCCCATCGCCACGGTGCTTGCCGAGGACCTGATCGTGGTGGTCAAGGGGCGCCTGCAAAAGCGCGACGACGGCGCGATCACCCTCAACGCCATGGAACTTTCCGTCCCGGACCTCAGCGAGGGCATGGCCGGACCGCTCGTGATCTCCATGCCGGAACACAAGGCCAACGAGCCCATCCTGGAGTCTCTGAAGTCGGTCCTCAATGACCACCGGGGCAACACGGAGGTCAAGATGCACCTCTCCGGCAGCCGTTCGGTGAAGGTCATGCAGCTGCCACTGCACCACAGGGTGAACCCCACGCCTGCGCTCTTCGGCGACCTCAAGGTGCTGCTCGGCCCCACATGTCTGGAAGGCTGA
- a CDS encoding YggS family pyridoxal phosphate enzyme: MNYLSLDDARTTQLAERLDGVRRRIAAARPAADAAEPTLIVVTKFHPGTDVQRLRLLGVADVGENRDQEAAAKAAEVADPDLRWHFIGQLQSNKAKSVARYAHSVHSIDRPSLAKALDRAMVAEQQESARAKLRCYIQLDLSGAYPELAAPAGSGRGGLAPSSMMGLAERIGASEALELAGVMAVAPLGVDPEPAFELLAALSGQLVGEHPEAKWISAGMSHDLETALAYGATHLRVGSDILGPRPAVL; the protein is encoded by the coding sequence GTGAATTATTTGTCCCTTGACGATGCCCGCACCACCCAGCTTGCCGAGCGGCTCGACGGCGTACGCCGTCGCATAGCCGCTGCCCGGCCCGCGGCGGATGCCGCCGAACCAACACTCATTGTGGTCACCAAGTTCCACCCAGGAACCGATGTGCAGCGTTTGCGCCTCCTGGGCGTGGCGGATGTGGGCGAGAACCGGGACCAGGAGGCTGCCGCCAAGGCAGCCGAAGTGGCCGACCCCGACCTGCGGTGGCACTTCATAGGCCAGTTGCAAAGTAACAAGGCCAAGTCCGTGGCCCGCTACGCCCACTCCGTCCATTCCATCGACCGCCCGTCGCTGGCCAAGGCGCTGGACCGGGCCATGGTGGCTGAGCAGCAGGAGTCGGCCCGGGCCAAGCTGCGCTGCTACATCCAGCTTGACCTTTCCGGCGCCTACCCGGAGCTGGCCGCCCCTGCCGGCAGCGGCAGGGGAGGGCTGGCGCCGTCGTCCATGATGGGGCTTGCCGAGCGCATTGGCGCCAGTGAGGCGCTGGAACTGGCGGGCGTCATGGCGGTGGCGCCGCTGGGCGTAGACCCGGAGCCGGCGTTCGAACTGCTGGCTGCACTGTCCGGACAGCTGGTGGGCGAACATCCGGAAGCCAAATGGATCTCGGCCGGCATGAGCCACGACCTGGAAACCGCGCTGGCATACGGGGCGACACACCTGCGTGTCGGTTCCGATATACTCGGACCCCGCCCGGCCGTGCTGTAG
- a CDS encoding cell division protein FtsQ/DivIB: MAEPRKPRVIRTRPGHDGPGISADPQAQEAPAHEASAGDGQARNLPAGPSSDGARVQAAPAAGAVRSTSSKVSVEPLPDGGKARGVQPVRGKVKAKARAVPGPVTGSGAQAPSRKAGPAAATPAEPASATAGVGKTATPRPGAAKPAGSGASRPGPAAGTAREEHAPGDAGTDAQVLAFPMPAHKRRRRAVIYGTAGVLAVLALVMSFALFSPVLAVKTVVFDGQKLVDPKILDHAIAPVYGRPLPQVTAEDVQKLLEPVVQVKSSSIEAKPPSTLLVHIVERVPVALLKNEDSYLLVDPDGVELGSTADPASVPLPLIDGGKAVIGQDTFKAMTAVLANLPQTILSQLANATAASPDAVELKLVDGRSVIWGDASDMELKAVVLEALLTAPAPEPVPGEPEPAPVNVFDVSAPRHPVTR, encoded by the coding sequence ATGGCTGAGCCGCGCAAGCCGCGCGTCATTCGCACCCGCCCGGGGCACGACGGCCCGGGCATCTCCGCCGACCCGCAGGCGCAGGAAGCGCCGGCGCATGAGGCGTCGGCCGGTGATGGCCAGGCGCGGAACCTGCCGGCTGGACCGTCCTCTGACGGTGCCCGGGTCCAGGCCGCACCGGCTGCGGGGGCGGTGCGCAGCACCAGTTCAAAGGTGTCCGTCGAACCGCTGCCGGACGGCGGAAAAGCGCGCGGAGTGCAGCCGGTTCGCGGGAAGGTCAAGGCCAAGGCCAGGGCCGTACCCGGCCCGGTGACGGGTTCGGGCGCCCAGGCCCCTTCCCGGAAGGCCGGCCCTGCAGCTGCCACGCCCGCTGAACCCGCATCAGCCACGGCGGGCGTTGGGAAAACCGCCACGCCCCGGCCCGGCGCGGCCAAGCCTGCCGGATCCGGCGCCTCCCGGCCCGGTCCCGCCGCCGGAACGGCACGGGAGGAACATGCACCGGGGGACGCCGGCACTGACGCGCAGGTGCTGGCCTTTCCCATGCCTGCACACAAGCGCAGGCGCCGAGCCGTCATCTATGGAACGGCCGGCGTTCTGGCCGTGCTGGCCCTGGTCATGTCCTTCGCCCTGTTTTCCCCTGTCCTGGCCGTCAAGACGGTGGTCTTTGACGGACAGAAGCTCGTGGACCCGAAGATCCTGGACCATGCCATCGCGCCTGTCTACGGCAGACCCCTGCCGCAGGTGACGGCCGAGGACGTCCAGAAGCTGCTGGAGCCGGTGGTGCAGGTCAAAAGTTCCAGCATTGAGGCCAAGCCGCCGTCCACGCTGCTGGTCCACATTGTGGAGCGGGTGCCTGTGGCCCTGCTCAAGAATGAAGACAGCTACCTCCTGGTGGACCCGGACGGGGTGGAGCTTGGCTCCACCGCGGACCCGGCATCCGTGCCGCTGCCACTGATCGACGGCGGCAAGGCCGTGATCGGGCAGGACACCTTCAAGGCGATGACGGCCGTGCTGGCGAACCTGCCCCAGACAATCCTGTCCCAGCTGGCCAATGCCACAGCCGCCTCACCCGACGCCGTGGAGCTGAAGCTGGTCGACGGACGAAGCGTCATCTGGGGGGATGCCAGCGACATGGAGCTCAAGGCCGTGGTGCTGGAAGCGCTGCTGACGGCACCCGCCCCGGAGCCCGTACCCGGAGAGCCCGAACCGGCGCCCGTCAACGTCTTTGACGTCAGCGCCCCGCGCCATCCGGTGACGCGGTAA
- the ftsZ gene encoding cell division protein FtsZ, whose translation MAAPQNYLAVIKVVGIGGGGVNAVNRMIDVGLRGVEFIAINTDAQALLMSDADVKLDVGRELTRGLGAGANPDVGRQAAEDHAEEIEEVLRGADMVFVTAGEGGGTGTGGAPVVARIARTLGALTIGVVTRPFTFEGRRRASSADSGIEALRDEVDTLIVIPNDRLLSISDRNVSVMDAFRSADQVLLSGVQGITDLITTPGLINLDFADVKSVMQGAGSALMGIGSARGEDRAVKAAELAIASPLLEASIDGAHGVLLSVQGGSDLGLFEINEAARLVQEVAHPEANIIFGAVIDDALGDEVRVTVIAAGFDAPEAEAAAAEPAVAVAPPAPLAEPASATVTNLNQWSTQSGAHVPADGGFDVELPAIVEPDLTGHRSDDLDVPDFLK comes from the coding sequence GTGGCAGCACCCCAGAATTACTTGGCAGTCATCAAAGTCGTCGGTATCGGCGGCGGCGGAGTAAATGCAGTGAACCGCATGATTGACGTGGGTCTGCGCGGCGTGGAATTCATCGCCATCAACACCGACGCGCAGGCGCTGCTGATGAGCGACGCAGATGTCAAGCTTGACGTCGGCCGCGAACTGACGCGCGGCCTCGGGGCCGGCGCCAACCCGGATGTCGGGCGGCAGGCGGCCGAAGACCACGCGGAGGAGATCGAAGAGGTTCTGCGCGGGGCCGACATGGTGTTCGTCACCGCAGGTGAAGGAGGCGGCACCGGAACCGGCGGCGCCCCCGTTGTGGCGCGCATTGCCCGGACCCTCGGCGCCCTGACCATTGGCGTGGTAACGCGCCCCTTCACCTTCGAGGGACGACGCCGCGCTTCCAGCGCCGACAGCGGCATCGAGGCGCTGCGCGATGAGGTCGACACGCTCATCGTGATCCCCAACGACCGCCTGCTGTCCATCAGCGACCGCAACGTCTCGGTCATGGACGCCTTCCGTTCCGCCGACCAGGTGTTGCTGTCCGGTGTCCAGGGCATCACCGACCTGATCACCACCCCCGGCCTGATCAACCTTGACTTTGCCGACGTGAAGTCGGTCATGCAGGGTGCCGGCTCGGCCCTCATGGGCATCGGTTCGGCCCGCGGAGAGGACCGGGCCGTCAAGGCCGCGGAACTGGCCATCGCCTCACCGCTGCTGGAAGCCTCCATCGACGGCGCCCACGGCGTGCTGCTGTCCGTCCAGGGCGGCTCCGACCTCGGCCTGTTCGAGATCAACGAGGCCGCGCGGCTGGTCCAGGAAGTGGCCCACCCGGAGGCCAACATCATCTTCGGTGCGGTCATCGACGACGCCCTCGGCGACGAGGTCCGCGTCACCGTCATTGCCGCCGGCTTTGACGCACCCGAGGCCGAGGCCGCCGCAGCGGAGCCGGCAGTCGCCGTCGCCCCTCCGGCGCCCCTGGCGGAACCGGCCAGCGCCACTGTCACCAACCTGAACCAGTGGAGCACCCAGTCCGGGGCCCACGTTCCGGCCGACGGCGGTTTTGATGTTGAGCTGCCCGCGATCGTCGAACCCGACCTCACCGGTCACCGTTCCGACGACCTGGATGTCCCCGACTTCCTGAAGTAA
- a CDS encoding DivIVA domain-containing protein — MALTPEDVVNKRFQPTKFREGYDQDEVDDFLDEIVVELRRLHQENDDLRKQLAQAEASTGTVPAQAAALPVKEAPVVEKTVVPEPEAPKPVVPEPVVAAPVAAPAPAPAAADSAESATGVIALAQRLHDEYVNSGVEQRDKIIAEAQIEASALVNDAQEKSRKTLGALEQQRSVLERKVEQLRGFERDYRTRLKTYIEGQLRDLDARGSVAAPDFSESSSDS, encoded by the coding sequence ATGGCGCTTACGCCAGAAGACGTTGTCAACAAGCGGTTCCAGCCAACGAAGTTCCGTGAAGGCTACGACCAGGACGAAGTCGACGATTTTCTTGACGAGATCGTCGTGGAACTCCGTCGCTTGCACCAGGAAAATGACGACCTGCGCAAGCAGCTTGCCCAGGCTGAAGCCAGCACGGGCACCGTTCCTGCACAGGCGGCGGCGCTGCCCGTGAAGGAAGCGCCGGTCGTTGAGAAGACCGTCGTTCCCGAACCCGAGGCCCCCAAGCCCGTCGTTCCCGAGCCCGTCGTGGCAGCACCTGTTGCAGCACCGGCCCCCGCGCCGGCAGCCGCAGACAGTGCCGAATCGGCCACGGGCGTCATCGCCCTGGCGCAGCGCCTGCACGACGAATACGTCAACTCCGGTGTTGAGCAGCGCGACAAGATCATTGCCGAGGCACAGATCGAGGCCAGTGCACTTGTCAACGACGCCCAGGAGAAGAGCCGCAAGACGCTCGGTGCCCTGGAGCAGCAGCGTTCCGTACTGGAGCGCAAGGTTGAGCAGCTGCGCGGATTCGAGCGCGACTACCGGACGCGCCTGAAGACGTACATCGAGGGCCAGCTGCGTGACCTGGATGCACGCGGGTCGGTGGCAGCACCTGATTTCTCCGAGAGCAGCTCGGATTCCTAA